The Dethiosulfovibrio peptidovorans DSM 11002 nucleotide sequence CAAAAAGGCCTCTATGGCGCCAAGAGCCCGATCGTCCGCGGTTATGTCCGCCCTGCCGCCGCAGAGAACAAGGTCCACCGCCTCCTTAAGGAGATCGTCCGTCCGACCCACGTGGGTGGGGACAAAGTGACCCGGCGGCACCTCCAGCCCTCGAAGGGCCTCCCTGACCGGGCCGAGCCCGGAGCTCTCCGAACCCATATGGACGCAGACCACCCCGAACTTGCCGGACAGCATCCCCGCCGTCCTGACGTCCGACACCAGTCGCCTGATCTCCTGGACCGAGGGGTGGGAGCAACGGTGATCCGACAGGGCCATCTTGACCCCGATCACCTTGTCTATAAGGACCATGTCCCTCATGATCGATCCGGTCATGGCGGGGGAGGGTATACGATATGAGCCGGTGTATATCCACGTGCTCAATCCCTCTGCCTCTAGCCCTCTGGCCTTAGCCAGAAGCTCCTCCAGAGAGCGGGACACCCCGTCGGTACCGAGCAGTCCGACCGCTCCTGTGACCCCGGCCTCCAAAAATGACGAAAGCTCGGCAGGAGGGGTTCTGAACTCCGGGCCTCCCTCTCCTCCAGCGCCGTTGAAGTGATTATGCTGATCTATGAACCCCGGAACCACCTTGCATCCCCCGGCATCCAGAACCTTGAGGTCTGGAAAGACGGACCTCAAGGTTAATTCATCCATAGATGGTTCAACCGATTCGATCCTTCCCCCTAGGGATAGAAAATCCACCGTCTTCGTCTTGGTTGAAACCGGGAAAAACGACGTGCCTCCCTTTATTAAAAGTGGACTCACCTTACAAAAACGGTTCAAGCCCATCGACCCCTTCCCTTCTCTTTATGGATACTAACTACGTACACTTTATTTGTATCCATAAAAGATAATAAACCTCAGAGATCGAGCTGTCAACTACGGAACAAAGATGTACAATACGGTAAACGTCGCATATAGGGAGGTATATTCATGGACAGTTTATACGTTGGGGCCGCCAGAGACCTGATCACGGCCTGCATAGATCTCCAGAAGTTGAACAAATACATCAGAGACCACGAAGGGATGCCTCCGGCTTTTTTCATGGCGATACCGGGAGAGTCGGCGCCTCTCATGACCAGCCTGGCTGTGGACGACAACGACAAGATATCACTGTCCCTCGGCAGGGGGTATCACGATCTGGACGAGGAGTTCAGCAGGGATCCACAGGGGGTATCGGCCTTTTTCTTCACCTGCACCATCGGGACGAAGGACTCCCTGTCCGATCAGGCCCTGGAGTGGTACGACTCGATAGAATACGAACCGGACGGGATCCTGTACCCCGAGCCGCTGGTCTACGACGATTTTTTCGACAGCGTAAGGTGTCCCGAGGCGGGAGAGATTATCTGCTTTCTATACGCGATAAAGGCTGTAATAGAGCTCTGTAAGAAGGGGACCATCATGACAGAGGACTTCAGGGAGAGAAGGCCCACCGTCTTCGTGTCGGGCCATCCCTCCTGTCCCCTCATAGGGATAGGAGAGGAGTTGTTCCATCGGGATACCTTCGCAGAGGTGGAGGCCCTTCCGTCCATGGACCGGTCGATCAGGGAGCTGCCGGTTATCGATACCGGCTGGACCGTGGGAGCCAAGAAACTGGGAAGAGAAGATAGAGGCGGGCAGACCTTCATGGTCGTCGAGCTGGAGGGAGAGACCACCTCTGGAAAAAAGATACCTGTGAACGGAGGCGGCCTCATATCCCTATGGAAGACCCTGGAGACCCTCTTCTCGACGGGAGCCATGGGGAAGCCGGGCATACCGGCCAGGCTAAGGATATGCCACCCCGGCCTGGCCCCCATGGCGAAGACCTTCATAGGAGACATGGTGGAGGTGACCCAGGCGGACCCCACCGATTCCATGGCGGTTCTTTTGAATCTCGAGTGAGGAAAAAGACGAAGGGAGCCCGTTTCCGGGCTCCCTTCGCGGTTCATCCGATATGGATCACCTGCCCGCCATGATGGCGGCCACGTCCTCCTCCACCGTTCCGATTCCCCTTATGCCGAAGTTGTCCACCAGCACCTTGGCGACGTTGGGCGAGAGGAAGGCGGGAAGAGTCGGGCCGAGGCGGATATCCTTGACCCCTAAAAAGAGCAGGGCCAGAAGTACGGCCACGGCCTTCTGTTCGTACCAGGCGATATCGTAGGAGATGGGCAGCTCGTTGATATCCTCCAGGCCGAAAGCCTCCTTCAGCTTGAGAGCGATAACGGCCAACGAGTAGGAATCGTTGCACTGACCGGCGTCTAGCACCCTGGGAATGCCGCCTATATCTCCCAGGTTCAGCTTATTATAGCGATACTTGGCGCATCCCGCCGTCAGTATAACGGCGTCTTTGGGAAGGGCCTCGGCGACCTCCTTGTAGTAGTCTCTCGTCTTGTGACGACCGTCGCATCCGGCCATTACGACGAAGCGCTTGATAGCGCCGCTCTTCACGGCTTCCACGATCTTGTCCGCCAGAGCCATCACCTGATCGTGGGCGAACCCTCCGACGATCTTTCCCGTCTCCAGCTCTGTCGGGGCCGGACAGGATTTGGCCTTCTCTATCACGGCGGAGAAGTCCTTGGGCTTTCCGTCCTCCCTGTCGGGGATGTGGACCACCCCGGGATAACCGGTCATGCCGGTGGTGAATAGCCTGTCCTTGTAGGTGTTCTTCGACTTCAGAGGCACAAGGCAGTTGGTGGTCATCAGTATGGCTCCGTTGAAAGCCTCGAACTCGTCGTTCTGAAGCCACCAGGAGTTGCCGTAGTTCCCCACGAAATGGTCGTACT carries:
- the iadA gene encoding beta-aspartyl-peptidase is translated as MSPLLIKGGTSFFPVSTKTKTVDFLSLGGRIESVEPSMDELTLRSVFPDLKVLDAGGCKVVPGFIDQHNHFNGAGGEGGPEFRTPPAELSSFLEAGVTGAVGLLGTDGVSRSLEELLAKARGLEAEGLSTWIYTGSYRIPSPAMTGSIMRDMVLIDKVIGVKMALSDHRCSHPSVQEIRRLVSDVRTAGMLSGKFGVVCVHMGSESSGLGPVREALRGLEVPPGHFVPTHVGRTDDLLKEAVDLVLCGGRADITADDRALGAIEAFLRAGADLSSVTLSSDGNGSLPKFDDRKRLIGMAMGSPRSLMERMKSAVDAGLAPLETVVAMVTSNVADGLGLRGKGRLERGYDSDLVVLTPDLSIRHVVSRGRVMMEDGEVAVKGVFES